Proteins from one Xenopus tropicalis strain Nigerian chromosome 1, UCB_Xtro_10.0, whole genome shotgun sequence genomic window:
- the cpxm1 gene encoding probable carboxypeptidase X1 isoform X1, with product MHWVPMILAGALAAVCITIGYGAPSGTTVRMVTTAKSQTQRNITTGAPGANGTVQPTPYGDENLEEPLPKDRRMRLSDEKIPDKKAQVLTKKKVKIVKTVKVMKKPKAEKPSSESQGEPCPPLGLKSLRVSDSQLRASSTKRYGLGAHRGRLNIQSGIYDDDFFDGGWCADEKNTQQWFEVDARRLTRFTGVITQGKNSIWTDDWVTSYKVQVSNDTHTWQTCKNGTEEVIFKANKDPETPVLNHLPTPMVGRYIRINPQTWFENGTICLRAEILGCPLPDPNTVFMWEHVPEPTDKLDFKHHNYKEMRKLMKAVNDECPEITRVYSIGKSYLGLKMYVMEISDNPGQHELGEPEFRYVAGMHGNEVVGRELMLNLMQYLCMEYKKGNPRVMRLVTETRIHLLPSMNPDGYEQAYKLGSELSGWAYGRWTYQGFDLNHNFADLNTPLWEAEDNEEVPHKFPNHYIPIPEYYTFANATVTPETRAVIDWMQKIPFVLSANMHGGELVVTYPFDMTRSYWMAKELTPTPDDAMFRWLATVYATSNRVMADDNRRICHTENFMRQGNIINGADWHTVAGSMNDFSYLHTNCFEVTVELSCDKFPHEVELPVEWENNKESLLVFMEQVHRGIKGVVRDKDTEKGIPEAIIVVNELNHDIRTAVDGDYWRLLNPGEYEVTAKAEGYHPSTKSCRVTYENHATICDFYLVKTAKQRLREMLANGKKLPKELMLRLRQLRTRKFKSMSPK from the exons ATGCATTGGGTACCTATGATACTGGCAGGAGCGTTGGCTGCAGTCTGCATCACCATTGGCTATGGGGCCCCTTCTGGTACCACAGTTAGAATGGTCACCACTGCAAAAAGCCAAACACAAAGGAACATCACCACCGGAGCTCCAGGAGCCAATGGGACCGTGCAGCCAACACCATATGGGGATGAAAATCTGGAGGAGCCTCTTCCCAAGGACAGAAGAATGAGACTATCAGATGAGAAAATCCCAGACAAGAAAG CCCAGGTCCTGacgaaaaaaaaagttaagataGTAAAGACCGTGAAAGTAATGAAGAAGCCGAAAGCAGAAAAGCCATCTTCTGAGAGCCAAGGAGAAC CATGCCCCCCACTGGGCCTGAAGTCGCTTCGAGTGTCCGATTCCCAGCTGAGAGCATCCAGTACCAAGCGCTACGGCCTGGGGGCCCACAGAGGGCGTCTCAACATACAG TCTGGAATCTACGATGATGATTTTTTTGATGGCGGATGGTGCGCTGACGAGAAAAACACCCAGCAGTGGTTCGAGGTGGATGCCAGAAGGCTCACTCGCTTTACTGGAGTCATCACTCAGGGCAAGAACTCCATATGGAC AGATGACTGGGTGACATCATACAAAGTGCAAGTCAGCAATGACACCCATACCTGGCAGACGTGCAAGAATGGCACAGAGGAAGTG atttttaaagccaACAAAGACCCTGAAACTCCAGTGCTGAACCATCTTCCCACCCCAATGGTGGGCCGCTACATCAGAATTAACCCACAGACGTGGTTTGAAAATGGTACTATCTGCTTGAGAGCAGAGATCTTAGGATGCCCACTTCCAG ATCCAAACACAGTGTTTATGTGGGAACACGTGCCGGAGCCCACAGACAAGCTGGACTTCAAACATCACAACTACAAGGAGATGCGGAAG CTGATGAAAGCTGTTAATGATGAATGTCCTGAGATCACTCGAGTTTACAGCATTGGAAAGAGTTACCTAGGTCTGAAAATGTACGTCATGGAGATTTCTGACAATCCTGGACAGCATGAACTTG GTGAGCCGGAGTTTCGGTACGTAGCCGGGATGCACGGTAATGAAGTAGTTGGTCGAGAACTGATGCTGAACCTTATGCAGTATCTCTGCATGGAGTACAAGAAGGGCAACCCCCGCGTTATGCGCCTGGTGACTGAGACGCGTATTCACTTGCTGCCCTCCATGAATCCTGATGGATATGAGCAGGCCTATAAACTG GGATCTGAACTGTCTGGATGGGCCTATGGTCGCTGGACCTACCAAGGATTTGACTTGAATCACAATTTCGCAGACTTAAATACCCCTCTTTGGGAAGCTGAAGATAATGAAGAGGTTCCTCACAAGTTCCCTAACCATTACATCCCAATTCCTGAGTACTACACTTTTGCAAATGCGACA GTGACACCTGAGACCCGTGCCGTCATTGATTGGATGCAGAAAATCCCTTTTGTACTCAGTGCTAACATGCATGGGGGTGAGCTGGTGGTCACTTACCCCTTCGATATGACACGTTCCTACTGGATGGCCAAAGAACTCACTCCTACTCCTGATGATGCCATGTTCCGCTGGCTCGCCACGGTCTATGCCACCAGCAACCGCGTCATGGCGGATGACAACCGCAGGATCTGCCACACAGAAAACTTCATGAGACAGGGCAATATCATCAATGGAGCAGATTGGCACACCGTCGCAGGCA GCATGAATGACTTCAGTTACCTGCACACCAATTGCTTTGAGGTGACTGTGGAGCTCTCCTGTGATAAGTTCCCTCATGAGGTGGAGTTGCCAGTGGAGTGGGAGAATAACAAGGAGTCTCTGCTGGTGTTCATGGAGCAG GTTCATCGAGGCATAAAAGGTGTTGTGCGGGACAAAGACACCGAAAAGGGTATTCCTGAAGCCATCATTGTAGTGAATGAACTAAACCATGATATCCGCACAG CTGTGGATGGAGATTACTGGCGCCTTCTCAACCCTGGGGAGTATGAAGTGACTGCCAAAGCCGAGGGATACCATCCATCCACCAAATCTTGCCGGGTGACCTATGAAAACCATGCTACCATTTGTGATTTTTACTTAGTTAAGACTGCAAAACAACGCTTGAGGGAGATGCTTGCCAACGGGAAAAAGCTCCCTAAAGAGCTCATGCTGCGACTGCGCCAACTGAGAACCCGCAAATTTAAATCCATGAGCCCCAAGTGA
- the cpxm1 gene encoding probable carboxypeptidase X1 isoform X2 has translation MHWVPMILAGALAAVCITIGYGAPSGTTVRMVTTAKSQTQRNITTGAPGANGTVQPTPYGDENLEEPLPKDRRMRLSDEKIPDKKACPPLGLKSLRVSDSQLRASSTKRYGLGAHRGRLNIQSGIYDDDFFDGGWCADEKNTQQWFEVDARRLTRFTGVITQGKNSIWTDDWVTSYKVQVSNDTHTWQTCKNGTEEVIFKANKDPETPVLNHLPTPMVGRYIRINPQTWFENGTICLRAEILGCPLPDPNTVFMWEHVPEPTDKLDFKHHNYKEMRKLMKAVNDECPEITRVYSIGKSYLGLKMYVMEISDNPGQHELGEPEFRYVAGMHGNEVVGRELMLNLMQYLCMEYKKGNPRVMRLVTETRIHLLPSMNPDGYEQAYKLGSELSGWAYGRWTYQGFDLNHNFADLNTPLWEAEDNEEVPHKFPNHYIPIPEYYTFANATVTPETRAVIDWMQKIPFVLSANMHGGELVVTYPFDMTRSYWMAKELTPTPDDAMFRWLATVYATSNRVMADDNRRICHTENFMRQGNIINGADWHTVAGSMNDFSYLHTNCFEVTVELSCDKFPHEVELPVEWENNKESLLVFMEQVHRGIKGVVRDKDTEKGIPEAIIVVNELNHDIRTAVDGDYWRLLNPGEYEVTAKAEGYHPSTKSCRVTYENHATICDFYLVKTAKQRLREMLANGKKLPKELMLRLRQLRTRKFKSMSPK, from the exons ATGCATTGGGTACCTATGATACTGGCAGGAGCGTTGGCTGCAGTCTGCATCACCATTGGCTATGGGGCCCCTTCTGGTACCACAGTTAGAATGGTCACCACTGCAAAAAGCCAAACACAAAGGAACATCACCACCGGAGCTCCAGGAGCCAATGGGACCGTGCAGCCAACACCATATGGGGATGAAAATCTGGAGGAGCCTCTTCCCAAGGACAGAAGAATGAGACTATCAGATGAGAAAATCCCAGACAAGAAAG CATGCCCCCCACTGGGCCTGAAGTCGCTTCGAGTGTCCGATTCCCAGCTGAGAGCATCCAGTACCAAGCGCTACGGCCTGGGGGCCCACAGAGGGCGTCTCAACATACAG TCTGGAATCTACGATGATGATTTTTTTGATGGCGGATGGTGCGCTGACGAGAAAAACACCCAGCAGTGGTTCGAGGTGGATGCCAGAAGGCTCACTCGCTTTACTGGAGTCATCACTCAGGGCAAGAACTCCATATGGAC AGATGACTGGGTGACATCATACAAAGTGCAAGTCAGCAATGACACCCATACCTGGCAGACGTGCAAGAATGGCACAGAGGAAGTG atttttaaagccaACAAAGACCCTGAAACTCCAGTGCTGAACCATCTTCCCACCCCAATGGTGGGCCGCTACATCAGAATTAACCCACAGACGTGGTTTGAAAATGGTACTATCTGCTTGAGAGCAGAGATCTTAGGATGCCCACTTCCAG ATCCAAACACAGTGTTTATGTGGGAACACGTGCCGGAGCCCACAGACAAGCTGGACTTCAAACATCACAACTACAAGGAGATGCGGAAG CTGATGAAAGCTGTTAATGATGAATGTCCTGAGATCACTCGAGTTTACAGCATTGGAAAGAGTTACCTAGGTCTGAAAATGTACGTCATGGAGATTTCTGACAATCCTGGACAGCATGAACTTG GTGAGCCGGAGTTTCGGTACGTAGCCGGGATGCACGGTAATGAAGTAGTTGGTCGAGAACTGATGCTGAACCTTATGCAGTATCTCTGCATGGAGTACAAGAAGGGCAACCCCCGCGTTATGCGCCTGGTGACTGAGACGCGTATTCACTTGCTGCCCTCCATGAATCCTGATGGATATGAGCAGGCCTATAAACTG GGATCTGAACTGTCTGGATGGGCCTATGGTCGCTGGACCTACCAAGGATTTGACTTGAATCACAATTTCGCAGACTTAAATACCCCTCTTTGGGAAGCTGAAGATAATGAAGAGGTTCCTCACAAGTTCCCTAACCATTACATCCCAATTCCTGAGTACTACACTTTTGCAAATGCGACA GTGACACCTGAGACCCGTGCCGTCATTGATTGGATGCAGAAAATCCCTTTTGTACTCAGTGCTAACATGCATGGGGGTGAGCTGGTGGTCACTTACCCCTTCGATATGACACGTTCCTACTGGATGGCCAAAGAACTCACTCCTACTCCTGATGATGCCATGTTCCGCTGGCTCGCCACGGTCTATGCCACCAGCAACCGCGTCATGGCGGATGACAACCGCAGGATCTGCCACACAGAAAACTTCATGAGACAGGGCAATATCATCAATGGAGCAGATTGGCACACCGTCGCAGGCA GCATGAATGACTTCAGTTACCTGCACACCAATTGCTTTGAGGTGACTGTGGAGCTCTCCTGTGATAAGTTCCCTCATGAGGTGGAGTTGCCAGTGGAGTGGGAGAATAACAAGGAGTCTCTGCTGGTGTTCATGGAGCAG GTTCATCGAGGCATAAAAGGTGTTGTGCGGGACAAAGACACCGAAAAGGGTATTCCTGAAGCCATCATTGTAGTGAATGAACTAAACCATGATATCCGCACAG CTGTGGATGGAGATTACTGGCGCCTTCTCAACCCTGGGGAGTATGAAGTGACTGCCAAAGCCGAGGGATACCATCCATCCACCAAATCTTGCCGGGTGACCTATGAAAACCATGCTACCATTTGTGATTTTTACTTAGTTAAGACTGCAAAACAACGCTTGAGGGAGATGCTTGCCAACGGGAAAAAGCTCCCTAAAGAGCTCATGCTGCGACTGCGCCAACTGAGAACCCGCAAATTTAAATCCATGAGCCCCAAGTGA